A portion of the Tindallia magadiensis genome contains these proteins:
- a CDS encoding BMP family ABC transporter substrate-binding protein has product MKKYGSVLLMIVLILSLALTGCGGSDEPAEPAEPTDTDESVENGEEVEPSDDELDIVLLINGTLGDRSFFDSAHNGMQLIEQELGANVRTIEMSYDQTSWEPTLWDVSEQDWDIIVLGTWQMQEFLEEVAPEFPDNRYIIFDTSVDYSLGGLDNVYSIQYKQNEGAFLAGVLAAHVTGSDMEYADNSQNMIGFLGGMDIPVINDFLVGYIDGALYVDEDIKVYVSYIGDFSDSPRGKEMALAQYNDGVDIGFNVAGQAGLGQIDAAAEVGRYAIGVDSDQAMVFAETDPEKAAFVLTSMLKRVDNSILRAVEMHLEGTLPYGEAEALGIKEEAVGLANNDFYQENVDQELRDYIKEIEDLIDSGEITVRSALGMSTEELDEIRDSVSP; this is encoded by the coding sequence TTGAAAAAGTATGGAAGTGTGTTACTGATGATCGTGCTTATTTTGTCTCTTGCTCTTACGGGCTGTGGTGGTTCAGATGAACCAGCTGAGCCAGCTGAACCGACAGATACTGATGAATCGGTAGAAAATGGTGAAGAAGTAGAGCCTAGTGATGATGAACTGGACATTGTACTTTTGATTAATGGTACATTAGGAGACAGATCATTTTTCGATTCAGCTCATAATGGAATGCAGCTAATCGAACAGGAGTTAGGTGCAAATGTTCGAACGATTGAAATGTCCTATGACCAAACAAGCTGGGAACCAACCCTATGGGATGTATCTGAGCAAGATTGGGATATCATTGTTCTTGGTACTTGGCAAATGCAGGAATTCTTAGAAGAAGTAGCTCCTGAGTTTCCTGACAACCGATACATTATTTTTGATACGTCTGTTGACTACAGTTTAGGTGGGCTAGATAATGTATATTCCATTCAATATAAGCAAAATGAAGGTGCTTTTTTAGCGGGTGTTTTAGCGGCACACGTAACTGGTTCTGATATGGAATATGCTGATAATAGTCAGAATATGATTGGATTTTTAGGTGGTATGGACATTCCAGTTATTAATGATTTCTTAGTTGGTTATATTGACGGTGCACTTTATGTTGATGAAGATATCAAAGTATATGTTTCGTATATAGGTGATTTCTCTGATTCGCCTAGAGGAAAAGAGATGGCTCTTGCTCAGTATAATGACGGTGTTGATATTGGGTTTAACGTTGCAGGACAAGCAGGATTAGGACAAATCGATGCGGCAGCTGAAGTTGGAAGATACGCTATTGGTGTTGACTCTGATCAAGCAATGGTGTTTGCAGAAACGGATCCTGAAAAAGCAGCTTTTGTTTTGACTTCTATGTTAAAACGTGTTGACAATTCAATATTAAGAGCGGTAGAAATGCATCTTGAAGGAACATTGCCATATGGTGAAGCAGAAGCTTTAGGTATTAAAGAGGAAGCTGTAGGCTTAGCTAATAATGATTTTTATCAGGAAAACGTTGACCAAGAACTTAGAGACTACATCAAAGAAATTGAAGATTTGATTGATTCTGGTGAAATAACAGTGAGATCAGCTTTAGGGATGTCTACTGAAGAGCTAGACGAAATTAGAGATTCTGTTAGTCCGTAA
- a CDS encoding amidohydrolase family protein, protein MRYDVILKNAGILNEAGFFTPEKHVLIAEGKIKIIADKWNFHWEAKEILDASNMIITPGFVNLHTHSPMNILKGLAEDVAIDDWFNKEIWPYESKIQKEHIYAGTMAACCEMIHYGVTAFADHYMFGETVIEAVRETGVRCDFATTIFGSAPSFREDLESALKLINHYYRNENTLSFRLGPHAPYTCPPETLKIMVNEASRMKVGLHIHLSETEQQLKDSLSIYGKTPFQIFADAGGFDLPTIIAHGLWVTKDDINLLGDNSYIAISPKTYMKLAMGIGGIWQFSDKLPLTSGTDGAASSNTLNPLEQIRYFGLIGKYITGDAEKFKVKDLWSILMRGHQALPFNSGKIASGSAADLICWDLSGIITQPVHDPLAAIIYSADHSNIRNVMVSGKWLKYEGSLKLDEKKVQKNLKYQAENLTAIGKGKTQLMF, encoded by the coding sequence ATGAGATATGATGTTATCCTTAAAAATGCCGGTATTCTTAATGAAGCCGGCTTCTTTACACCTGAAAAGCATGTTCTTATTGCTGAGGGTAAAATAAAGATAATAGCTGACAAATGGAATTTTCACTGGGAAGCTAAAGAAATTTTAGATGCTTCTAATATGATTATTACTCCAGGTTTTGTAAATCTTCATACCCATTCACCGATGAATATATTGAAAGGTTTGGCAGAAGATGTTGCGATTGATGATTGGTTTAATAAAGAAATATGGCCTTATGAGAGCAAGATACAAAAAGAACACATATACGCGGGAACGATGGCTGCGTGTTGTGAAATGATTCATTATGGTGTGACCGCTTTTGCTGATCATTATATGTTTGGAGAAACGGTCATAGAGGCTGTTCGGGAAACTGGAGTCCGCTGTGATTTTGCAACTACGATTTTTGGTAGCGCACCTAGTTTTAGAGAAGATTTGGAGTCAGCACTTAAATTAATTAATCATTACTATCGAAATGAAAATACCTTATCTTTTCGTTTAGGGCCTCATGCTCCGTATACTTGTCCGCCCGAAACGCTTAAAATCATGGTAAATGAAGCCTCTAGAATGAAGGTAGGTTTACACATTCATTTATCTGAAACGGAACAGCAGTTAAAAGATAGTTTGAGCATATATGGAAAAACACCATTTCAAATCTTTGCGGATGCAGGTGGTTTTGATCTTCCGACTATTATTGCTCATGGTCTTTGGGTTACAAAAGATGACATCAATCTGTTAGGAGACAATTCTTACATAGCAATTAGTCCTAAAACTTATATGAAACTTGCTATGGGAATCGGTGGAATATGGCAATTTAGTGATAAACTGCCACTAACTTCTGGCACAGATGGTGCTGCAAGTTCAAACACTCTTAACCCGTTGGAACAAATTAGGTATTTTGGGCTAATAGGAAAATATATTACAGGAGATGCCGAAAAGTTTAAGGTGAAAGATCTATGGAGTATTTTGATGAGAGGTCATCAAGCACTGCCCTTTAATAGTGGAAAGATTGCATCGGGAAGTGCAGCGGATTTAATTTGTTGGGATCTTAGTGGAATCATTACACAGCCTGTCCATGATCCATTGGCAGCTATCATATATAGTGCTGATCATTCCAATATAAGAAACGTGATGGTTTCTGGTAAATGGTTAAAATACGAAGGTTCTCTAAAACTAGATGAAAAAAAGGTACAAAAAAACTTGAAGTATCAAGCTGAAAATTTAACAGCTATAGGAAAAGGTAAAACACAACTTATGTTTTGA
- the rihA gene encoding pyrimidine-specific ribonucleoside hydrolase RihA, with amino-acid sequence MKKPVIIDCDPGHDDAIALLLAIASEELEVRAVTTVGGNQTSEKTLNNAMRILSFAGVREIPVAPGASQPLVRELQIAPEVHGESGLEGPHLPEPNFKPYGKGAIELMEEIIMTSKDKIVLIPTGPLTNIATLLLTVPEVKDRIERISLMGGSAVGGNWTPAAEFNILVDPEAADVVFKSGIPITMSGLDVTHKAQIYDEEIESIRLQGGKVSVMVAELLDFFAKFHKEMGFEGSPLHDPCAVAWLIKPDIFTTKHLHVDIETKGEFTTGATVVDYRGVTGKSPNTEVIYDVDREAFIKLLMDSLKKYH; translated from the coding sequence ATGAAAAAACCTGTAATAATTGACTGTGACCCAGGTCATGATGATGCAATAGCACTTTTGCTTGCGATAGCAAGTGAAGAATTGGAAGTTAGGGCAGTAACAACGGTAGGTGGAAATCAAACTAGTGAAAAAACTTTAAATAATGCCATGCGTATTTTAAGTTTTGCCGGAGTTAGAGAGATACCTGTCGCTCCGGGTGCTAGTCAACCACTGGTAAGGGAGTTGCAAATCGCACCAGAAGTTCATGGAGAAAGTGGGCTTGAGGGTCCTCATTTACCAGAACCTAACTTTAAGCCTTATGGAAAAGGTGCCATTGAACTGATGGAAGAAATTATTATGACAAGCAAAGACAAAATCGTGTTAATTCCTACTGGTCCGCTAACGAATATTGCTACACTACTGTTGACTGTTCCTGAAGTGAAAGATCGCATAGAGCGAATTTCTTTAATGGGTGGATCGGCAGTAGGGGGAAACTGGACTCCTGCAGCTGAGTTTAATATTCTTGTTGATCCAGAAGCGGCTGATGTGGTTTTTAAGAGTGGTATTCCTATTACAATGAGTGGCCTAGATGTTACTCATAAGGCACAAATATATGATGAAGAAATAGAATCTATTCGTCTTCAAGGTGGAAAAGTTTCTGTTATGGTAGCAGAACTACTAGATTTTTTTGCCAAATTCCACAAAGAAATGGGGTTTGAAGGGAGTCCTCTTCATGATCCATGTGCTGTTGCTTGGCTTATTAAGCCAGATATATTTACGACCAAACATCTGCATGTAGATATCGAAACTAAGGGTGAATTTACGACAGGTGCTACTGTGGTGGATTATCGTGGTGTAACGGGTAAGAGTCCCAATACAGAGGTTATCTATGATGTGGATCGTGAGGCATTTATAAAGCTTTTAATGGACAGTCTTAAGAAGTATCATTAG
- a CDS encoding ABC transporter permease, with the protein MDSLFNLIFSTTFGYSVLRVTTPILFATLGAMISIKAGVVNISMEGTMLTAALMGVVISGYTGSALAGLIGAVLIGMLLGLMLGYFALNLKTNIILAAIAINLMASGGTVFALFVISGDRGISSSINSQVLPRVSIPILENIPILGDILSNHNILTYVSLLSVFLVYVFLYKTPLGLQIRAVGENSHAAESVGISVRKVQYIALILSGAFAGFGGAYMSMGYVSRFSTDMTAGRGFIALAAEALGMGRPLGILLASLLFGAADALSNSLQRFKIPSEFVQMLPYLVTIIGLIIYAIRQKNALKRQKMEDRV; encoded by the coding sequence ATGGATAGTTTATTTAATTTGATTTTCTCCACTACTTTTGGATATTCAGTATTGCGTGTTACCACCCCTATTCTTTTCGCAACCTTAGGAGCGATGATTTCCATTAAAGCAGGTGTAGTAAATATAAGCATGGAAGGAACAATGTTAACCGCAGCTTTAATGGGAGTTGTTATTAGTGGATACACTGGTAGTGCGCTTGCAGGATTAATAGGAGCTGTTTTAATAGGTATGTTGTTAGGATTAATGTTAGGATATTTCGCACTGAATCTGAAGACAAATATTATATTGGCAGCGATTGCTATTAATCTTATGGCGTCCGGAGGAACCGTTTTTGCACTCTTTGTTATTTCTGGAGATAGAGGGATATCATCATCAATTAATAGCCAGGTATTACCGCGAGTTAGTATACCAATACTGGAAAATATTCCTATACTTGGTGATATTCTATCAAATCACAACATTTTAACATATGTTTCACTATTATCTGTTTTCTTAGTGTATGTTTTCTTATACAAGACACCTTTGGGATTACAAATAAGAGCGGTAGGAGAAAACTCTCATGCAGCCGAATCTGTGGGAATAAGCGTTCGAAAGGTTCAGTACATTGCATTAATACTAAGTGGTGCATTTGCAGGTTTTGGCGGTGCTTATATGTCGATGGGATATGTATCTAGGTTTTCTACAGATATGACTGCTGGACGAGGATTTATTGCACTAGCAGCTGAAGCTTTGGGCATGGGAAGACCTCTGGGAATATTACTGGCATCTTTATTATTCGGTGCTGCGGATGCACTTTCAAATTCATTACAACGCTTTAAAATTCCATCAGAATTTGTTCAAATGCTTCCGTATCTGGTGACGATCATTGGATTAATTATCTATGCAATAAGACAGAAAAATGCACTAAAAAGACAAAAAATGGAGGATCGAGTATGA
- a CDS encoding ADP-ribosylglycohydrolase family protein: protein MKARRMEMELIKNAVPKLLSEDDQTWSSVKQVENMEDQRVKMWWYSEVPGSGAPERLIIAAMQDMENRGLDVSQAEKWIEPGLQAWESDDMASLHRITARIFHELFKAPKNQKDTYWTYEEFQSWEQYEASVKFPDSIDIDVDEAGFLEKIHAGWLAQIIAGAIGTALEGYTTDQLINLFGEVKDYLRKPNTFNDDITYELAFLRAFSEKGYKITASDIAEEWVALIPFGWSAEDIALRNLKLGIYPPESGINNNPFYEWIGAQMRGAICGMVAPGNPKEAARLAWMDGSISHYNNGIIGEIFNAMMVSMAFSKKEVRDILIQSINLIPEKSEYFQVVTFALQQCQCYDEWLKAWRLCEEKYERYNWIHAYPNAAAEVIALWYGNGDFNKTMEIISLAGRDVDCNAAQIATILGIIHGLDGIEEKWKAPIGDELETYVRTMKNMTISGLAEWTVQSIRQACNQGGVCR, encoded by the coding sequence GTGAAAGCACGTCGTATGGAAATGGAATTAATAAAAAATGCCGTTCCAAAACTTCTTTCAGAGGATGATCAGACTTGGAGTTCCGTTAAACAGGTAGAAAATATGGAAGACCAGCGAGTGAAAATGTGGTGGTATAGTGAAGTGCCTGGATCAGGCGCACCTGAACGATTAATCATTGCAGCGATGCAAGATATGGAAAACAGAGGGTTGGATGTATCACAAGCTGAAAAATGGATAGAGCCTGGTCTACAAGCGTGGGAATCAGATGATATGGCATCACTTCACCGGATTACGGCACGAATTTTTCATGAGTTATTTAAAGCTCCTAAAAATCAAAAAGATACTTACTGGACCTATGAAGAATTTCAAAGCTGGGAGCAATATGAAGCTTCGGTAAAATTTCCTGATTCAATAGATATCGATGTAGATGAAGCTGGATTTTTAGAGAAAATTCATGCTGGTTGGTTGGCACAGATTATTGCCGGAGCAATTGGGACGGCGTTAGAAGGATACACAACAGATCAGCTTATAAACCTATTTGGAGAGGTAAAGGACTATCTACGCAAACCGAATACATTTAATGATGATATCACTTATGAATTAGCATTCTTAAGAGCTTTTTCTGAAAAAGGATATAAAATTACAGCATCAGATATTGCAGAGGAATGGGTAGCTCTTATTCCTTTTGGCTGGTCTGCGGAAGATATTGCACTTCGGAATTTAAAGCTAGGAATATATCCACCGGAAAGTGGTATAAACAATAATCCTTTTTATGAATGGATAGGTGCACAGATGAGGGGTGCAATTTGTGGTATGGTAGCACCTGGAAATCCTAAAGAAGCAGCAAGGTTAGCCTGGATGGATGGTTCTATTTCTCATTATAATAATGGTATTATAGGTGAAATATTTAATGCGATGATGGTATCTATGGCTTTTTCAAAAAAAGAAGTCCGGGATATTCTGATACAAAGTATCAATCTCATACCTGAAAAAAGCGAATATTTTCAAGTGGTGACATTTGCTCTACAGCAGTGTCAATGTTATGACGAATGGCTGAAAGCGTGGAGACTTTGTGAAGAGAAGTATGAAAGGTACAATTGGATCCATGCATACCCCAACGCTGCAGCCGAGGTGATTGCTTTGTGGTATGGCAATGGAGACTTTAATAAAACAATGGAGATTATTTCTCTTGCAGGACGGGACGTTGACTGTAACGCTGCACAAATTGCTACGATACTAGGTATTATTCATGGGCTTGATGGGATAGAAGAAAAATGGAAGGCTCCTATAGGAGATGAGCTTGAAACTTATGTGCGCACTATGAAAAACATGACTATTTCTGGTCTGGCTGAGTGGACTGTTCAGTCTATTAGGCAGGCGTGCAATCAAGGAGGAGTATGTCGATGA
- a CDS encoding nucleoside hydrolase → MKIPVIIDCDPGTDDTIALIMALVSDKLDVKAITTVAGNQTAEKTAVNGLKIVSFLDKAVPVARGAEKPIMRPLVTAGHVHGESGMAHVELPEAKIEYLNTKAWDLFYEMSIKNDEKIHLITLGPLSNVAIALMKYPKLKDGISRITMMGGSMGYGNDTPAAEYNIFADPEAAKIVFESGIPITMVGLDCTHKAWLTKSEIESMGDSSKKNGVWLAKEMMQHIHEFASRFNFEGAIMHDPSAIAAVIDPTLIQTEDYFVTVETKGDYTTGKTVVDTMRVTGNKPNAQVAIEMDRERFVDLVRGLIKNYEI, encoded by the coding sequence ATGAAGATACCCGTTATTATAGATTGTGATCCGGGCACAGACGATACTATTGCATTAATTATGGCATTAGTCTCTGATAAACTAGATGTAAAAGCTATTACGACTGTTGCGGGAAATCAAACAGCAGAAAAAACAGCCGTTAATGGTTTGAAAATTGTTTCTTTCTTAGACAAAGCAGTTCCTGTAGCAAGAGGTGCTGAAAAGCCGATTATGAGACCTTTGGTAACAGCTGGACATGTTCATGGAGAATCAGGAATGGCACATGTAGAGCTACCGGAAGCTAAAATAGAATATCTGAATACCAAGGCTTGGGATTTGTTTTATGAAATGAGTATAAAAAATGATGAAAAAATTCATCTCATCACACTAGGTCCTTTGAGTAATGTTGCAATAGCATTAATGAAGTATCCGAAGTTAAAGGATGGAATATCTCGCATTACAATGATGGGTGGATCTATGGGTTATGGGAACGATACACCAGCCGCTGAATATAATATATTTGCAGATCCAGAAGCTGCCAAAATAGTATTTGAATCGGGTATTCCTATTACGATGGTCGGTTTAGACTGTACTCATAAAGCATGGCTTACTAAAAGTGAAATTGAAAGTATGGGTGATTCATCAAAAAAGAATGGCGTTTGGTTAGCGAAAGAAATGATGCAGCATATTCATGAGTTTGCTTCCCGTTTTAATTTTGAAGGCGCCATTATGCATGATCCTTCAGCAATAGCAGCTGTCATTGATCCAACTTTAATACAAACAGAAGATTACTTTGTTACGGTGGAAACAAAAGGAGACTATACTACTGGAAAAACAGTGGTAGACACGATGCGTGTGACAGGTAATAAACCAAATGCACAGGTAGCGATTGAGATGGACAGGGAAAGATTTGTAGATTTGGTAAGAGGGTTGATAAAGAACTATGAGATATGA
- a CDS encoding ABC transporter permease: protein MGRRIFFEAARTLVAIGVALLLALVIIFAVSEDPSFALYHFIVAPLTTSRYIGNILEMSVPLIFTGLAMSMMFTAKQFNLGAEGGFFIGAVAATGVAISFEMPPIILPIFAIAAGGIAGGLGSTIPAVLKAKLNASELVSSLMLNFILFWFGIFIINNYFRDEMAGAMASYRLNPDARLIRILPGTRLHFGFIIAIIFVFLVYLFLFRTKWGYALRMTGQNIKFAEYSGINTTAVIIYSQIIGGVLAGVGGAVELLGMYSRFTWFQSPGYGWDGVIVAIMSRNNPLLIPVFAIFLGYLRIGADVMARFSDVPSEVVAIIQGIMIMLVTAERLLAGWKHRVVVKEQMKLEAQKNGGVSNG, encoded by the coding sequence GTGGGTAGGAGAATTTTTTTTGAAGCCGCTAGAACACTAGTAGCTATAGGGGTGGCTCTATTATTGGCATTGGTTATTATCTTTGCAGTCAGTGAAGATCCAAGCTTTGCACTTTATCATTTTATTGTAGCACCACTTACCACCTCTCGGTATATAGGGAATATTTTGGAAATGTCTGTTCCATTAATCTTTACAGGTTTGGCAATGTCCATGATGTTTACAGCAAAACAATTTAACCTGGGAGCTGAAGGTGGCTTCTTTATAGGTGCGGTAGCGGCAACGGGAGTAGCTATATCCTTTGAGATGCCGCCCATCATACTACCTATTTTTGCTATTGCGGCAGGTGGGATAGCTGGTGGTCTCGGTAGCACCATTCCGGCTGTTCTGAAAGCAAAGTTAAACGCAAGTGAGTTAGTTTCATCACTAATGCTAAACTTTATACTTTTCTGGTTTGGTATTTTTATTATTAACAATTATTTTCGAGATGAAATGGCTGGAGCTATGGCATCCTACCGTCTTAATCCTGACGCTAGACTTATAAGAATTTTGCCAGGCACAAGGCTTCATTTTGGGTTTATTATTGCGATTATCTTTGTCTTTCTTGTATATTTATTTTTGTTCCGTACAAAATGGGGATATGCGCTTCGAATGACTGGTCAAAACATCAAATTTGCTGAGTACTCTGGTATAAATACAACAGCTGTTATTATTTATTCACAGATTATTGGAGGTGTTTTAGCGGGAGTTGGTGGTGCCGTAGAATTATTGGGTATGTATAGCCGATTTACTTGGTTCCAATCGCCAGGTTATGGATGGGATGGTGTTATTGTTGCTATCATGTCAAGGAATAATCCGCTGTTAATTCCAGTATTTGCAATTTTTCTTGGTTATTTAAGAATTGGAGCAGATGTAATGGCAAGATTTTCAGATGTTCCCAGTGAAGTTGTGGCGATCATTCAAGGGATTATGATTATGTTAGTTACAGCCGAAAGGTTGCTAGCAGGTTGGAAGCATCGAGTCGTTGTCAAAGAGCAAATGAAGCTAGAAGCACAGAAGAATGGAGGGGTGAGCAATGGATAG
- a CDS encoding ABC transporter ATP-binding protein has protein sequence MEEILSMQGITKVYPNGVMANKDVNFSVRKGEIHAVMGENGAGKSTLMKILFGMEQPEEGKIIYKGEEINFTSSSDAINYGIGMVHQHFMLVPSLTVAENMVMGIEPRKKNIFFDYDQAIKMTEDVSKKYNLKIDPKAVVDTLAVGKKQKIEILKALVRGAEILILDEPTAVLTPQETKELFEELINLKEQGFTIIFISHKLKEVKQITDRLTILRNGRSMGVHNTKDTSEQEISRLMVGRDVMLKVEKSAAKLGSSVMRMEDVSYHSNDGTPIVKDVTMEIKEGQIMGIAGVEGNGQGELVDLLTGMKKASDGKIWINDTIATNLSVKEVRDLKVSHIPEDRMTYGASGDSSIEENIISDRFAEKKYNKGLLMNVKQLTQLAKELISDYNIKCASEKQQVRMLSGGNIQKVVVAREFSSEPKLIIANQPTRGIDVGSTEFIRKQLVKLRDEGAAVLLVSADLNEVMELSDSLMVMYEGEIVAYFEDATKVNEMDLGMYMLGLKRMSEEEMGV, from the coding sequence ATGGAAGAAATATTAAGCATGCAAGGAATTACTAAAGTATATCCCAATGGAGTAATGGCAAATAAAGATGTTAACTTTTCTGTTCGTAAAGGTGAAATCCATGCTGTAATGGGAGAAAATGGTGCAGGTAAATCAACTTTAATGAAGATATTATTTGGAATGGAACAACCCGAAGAAGGAAAAATTATTTACAAGGGAGAAGAAATTAATTTCACATCATCAAGCGATGCCATCAATTATGGAATTGGTATGGTGCACCAGCATTTTATGCTGGTTCCAAGTTTAACAGTTGCAGAAAACATGGTGATGGGTATTGAACCAAGGAAAAAAAATATTTTTTTTGACTATGATCAAGCTATTAAAATGACAGAAGATGTTTCGAAGAAGTATAACCTTAAAATTGATCCCAAAGCGGTTGTAGATACGTTAGCTGTTGGAAAAAAACAGAAAATTGAAATACTTAAAGCTTTGGTGAGAGGTGCAGAAATATTAATATTAGATGAACCTACGGCTGTCTTAACTCCTCAAGAAACAAAAGAACTATTTGAAGAGTTAATTAATTTGAAAGAACAAGGATTTACAATCATTTTTATTTCTCATAAACTGAAAGAAGTTAAACAGATAACTGACCGATTAACAATCCTTAGAAATGGTAGAAGTATGGGTGTTCATAATACCAAAGATACCAGTGAACAAGAGATTTCTAGACTTATGGTAGGTAGAGATGTCATGCTGAAAGTAGAAAAGAGTGCAGCTAAACTGGGATCATCTGTAATGAGAATGGAAGACGTTTCATACCATAGTAATGATGGCACTCCTATCGTAAAAGATGTTACGATGGAAATTAAAGAAGGACAAATAATGGGAATTGCAGGAGTAGAAGGCAATGGTCAAGGCGAATTAGTCGATTTGTTAACCGGAATGAAGAAAGCTTCAGATGGTAAAATTTGGATTAATGATACAATTGCAACCAACCTTTCTGTGAAAGAAGTAAGGGATCTAAAAGTATCTCATATACCTGAAGATAGAATGACTTATGGTGCTTCTGGTGACAGTAGTATCGAAGAAAATATTATTTCAGATCGATTTGCTGAAAAGAAATATAACAAGGGATTATTAATGAACGTTAAGCAGTTAACTCAACTGGCAAAAGAATTAATATCAGATTACAATATTAAATGTGCTTCAGAAAAACAACAAGTGAGAATGCTTTCAGGTGGTAATATTCAAAAGGTAGTAGTAGCTAGAGAATTTTCATCTGAGCCAAAGTTGATTATTGCAAATCAGCCTACCCGTGGAATTGATGTTGGCTCTACAGAATTTATTCGTAAACAACTTGTAAAACTAAGAGATGAAGGTGCTGCTGTACTACTTGTTTCAGCAGATCTAAATGAAGTTATGGAGTTAAGTGATAGTTTAATGGTGATGTACGAAGGTGAAATAGTAGCATATTTTGAAGATGCTACAAAAGTTAACGAAATGGATCTAGGCATGTACATGCTTGGATTAAAGAGAATGTCAGAAGAAGAAATGGGGGTGTAA